One Owenweeksia hongkongensis DSM 17368 genomic region harbors:
- a CDS encoding REP-associated tyrosine transposase, which produces MSRKYKFHNPEGIYFVSFAVVEWLDVFTRNEYKDILLESLRFCQKKKGMEIFAWCIMTNHVHLVFRTTASQKPELVLGDFKRFTSKEIVEAISNNPRERRREWLLAKFKEAAMGSSNVKNFQFWRHDNRPIEVWSNKVISEKINYVHNNPVEEGFVFRPEDYVYSSASDYAGIQGVLENVIVVDI; this is translated from the coding sequence ATGAGTCGAAAGTATAAATTCCATAATCCTGAAGGAATTTATTTTGTGAGTTTTGCTGTGGTGGAGTGGCTTGATGTGTTTACCAGAAATGAGTATAAAGATATCCTGCTAGAAAGTTTGAGATTCTGCCAAAAGAAAAAAGGCATGGAAATATTTGCTTGGTGCATAATGACCAACCACGTTCATCTTGTATTTAGAACTACCGCAAGCCAGAAACCAGAACTTGTTTTAGGAGACTTTAAGAGGTTTACCAGCAAAGAGATTGTTGAAGCAATTTCAAATAACCCCCGAGAACGTAGACGAGAATGGTTGCTTGCAAAGTTTAAAGAGGCAGCCATGGGAAGTTCAAATGTTAAGAATTTCCAGTTTTGGAGACACGACAATAGGCCCATAGAAGTGTGGAGCAATAAAGTGATTTCTGAGAAAATCAATTATGTGCATAACAATCCGGTTGAGGAAGGTTTTGTTTTCAGGCCAGAGGATTATGTGTATAGCAGTGCATCAGATTATGCAGGCATACAGGGCGTATTAGAAAATGTAATCGTGGTTGATATTTGA
- a CDS encoding polysaccharide biosynthesis C-terminal domain-containing protein encodes MSALKKLAGQTAIYGLSSILARFLNFFLTPLHTTVLTKEDYGINSDVYSLIAFLMVVLTFGMETTFFRFYQNRDKHLNPGTIFSHALFPVITFASFFLIMAVVFLPVIAPLLRYENHPEYVVYLAIIVVLDALTAVPFAKLRAENKAFRFVSLKMMQIILFVLLNYFFYWLCPIMVENNFATPLTDLVYHPELGVAYIFISNLIASGLVILLLAPQWTQVKFIFNWKLEKRYLAYAAPLVIAGLAGIANEMVDKQFLKYLLPKSIAFDEIGVYSANYKIATFMMMFIQAFRFAVEPFIFSQYKGESPRKTYAQILKFFTIFQVLIFVGLLGFIDIVKIFIDDKYWIGLPVVPVLLFANLLVGINFNLNFWYKLEDKTRYGAYITFFGLFFTVVLNLLLIPKMGIMGAAIATLVSYGAMTLFSFYLNQKHFKTPYETGRILIYLAVSLILGYVVFTQTREMYFVNTAIILVLAGFIALLEKSELKKLLKNG; translated from the coding sequence TTGTCGGCACTAAAAAAACTGGCGGGCCAAACGGCCATTTACGGACTGAGCAGCATACTGGCACGCTTCCTCAATTTTTTCCTTACGCCACTACACACCACAGTACTTACCAAAGAAGATTATGGTATAAATAGCGATGTGTATTCGCTTATCGCCTTCCTTATGGTGGTGCTTACTTTTGGTATGGAAACCACTTTTTTTCGCTTTTACCAAAACCGGGATAAGCACTTAAATCCCGGAACCATTTTTAGCCATGCGCTATTCCCGGTAATCACCTTTGCAAGTTTCTTCTTGATAATGGCGGTGGTTTTCCTTCCGGTAATTGCCCCGCTCTTGCGGTACGAGAATCATCCAGAGTATGTTGTTTACCTCGCGATAATTGTAGTTCTGGATGCTCTCACTGCCGTTCCCTTTGCCAAGCTTAGAGCCGAAAACAAAGCCTTCCGATTCGTTTCACTCAAGATGATGCAAATCATACTTTTTGTTTTGCTCAACTACTTCTTCTATTGGCTGTGCCCAATTATGGTAGAAAACAATTTTGCCACCCCGCTTACAGATTTAGTTTACCACCCAGAACTTGGTGTTGCTTACATTTTTATCTCCAATCTTATTGCCAGCGGTTTGGTAATTCTACTACTTGCTCCACAGTGGACGCAGGTCAAATTCATCTTCAATTGGAAATTGGAAAAACGCTACCTCGCCTATGCTGCACCATTAGTAATTGCGGGCTTGGCGGGTATTGCCAACGAAATGGTAGACAAACAGTTTTTAAAATACCTACTTCCCAAGAGCATTGCTTTTGACGAAATTGGTGTGTACTCCGCCAATTACAAGATTGCCACCTTTATGATGATGTTTATTCAGGCCTTCCGATTTGCGGTGGAGCCCTTCATCTTTTCGCAATACAAAGGCGAAAGCCCAAGAAAAACCTATGCTCAAATTCTTAAGTTCTTCACCATTTTTCAGGTGCTCATTTTTGTTGGGCTACTTGGTTTTATTGATATCGTCAAGATTTTTATTGACGACAAATATTGGATTGGCCTGCCGGTAGTACCTGTTTTACTCTTCGCCAATCTTTTGGTAGGCATCAATTTCAACCTCAACTTTTGGTATAAACTGGAAGACAAAACCCGTTATGGCGCTTACATTACCTTTTTCGGCTTGTTTTTTACCGTGGTGCTAAACCTACTCCTTATCCCAAAAATGGGCATCATGGGAGCTGCCATCGCTACACTGGTTTCTTATGGAGCCATGACGCTTTTCTCCTTTTACCTCAACCAAAAGCACTTTAAAACACCTTACGAAACCGGGCGTATTCTTATTTATTTGGCGGTAAGCTTAATTTTGGGATACGTGGTATTTACCCAAACCCGCGAAATGTATTTTGTAAACACCGCCATCATATTGGTTTTGGCCGGATTTATAGCATTATTAGAAAAATCAGAACTCAAAAAATTATTGAAAAATGGCTGA
- a CDS encoding tetratricopeptide repeat protein → MANFLPLASETTAGWTKVLSLLLVISFSPVLLFSQEEGDPLSKKERGAFNEMFFEAEKQKNLGNLEKALDLYQALYKMNTTNATVCFELAQIYAAGNKSDDALFYAERAVQLEPKNKWMLMLLASAYRNFDNQQKEIEIFKRLVKLDSLNPDYRFELAISYQQYERYDEAIAALNELEAILGVNEIISNQKKEIYLEQGDLDAAVKEIENLIKTYPKNVDFYGTLGQIYMVNGKEKDALKVYNKMLEIAPEDPRPHLDLAQYYKDQRDFEKSIYHLKKAMLSPSLEIDKKIGVLLSLYDASDNDTLLRRESYDMLATIIDQNPNDPKAYAIYGDFLSRDQKNKEALVMYKKATRLDGGNIYDIWDQILLIEIQTEMWDSLAVDGPTVVDLFPNQPVPYFFSGVALNMTKQLDEAAEYLEAGLPYVIGNPRLKEQFYTQLADIYHQLEEHKKSDNYFDMALALNENNPTALNNYAYYLSVRNQNLDKALKMSEKSNNLSPNNAIFLDTWAWILYQQKNYSKALEVIEKAMVHGGGKSGEVVEHYGDILYKNGMKSKALEQWQKAKALGDASPTIDEKINTQSILE, encoded by the coding sequence ATGGCAAATTTTCTTCCGTTAGCATCGGAGACTACAGCAGGCTGGACTAAAGTTCTTAGCCTTTTATTAGTAATATCATTTTCCCCCGTCCTTTTGTTTTCACAAGAGGAGGGGGATCCTCTTTCTAAAAAGGAACGAGGCGCTTTTAATGAAATGTTTTTTGAAGCCGAAAAACAGAAGAACCTAGGCAATCTTGAAAAAGCCTTGGATCTATATCAGGCGCTTTACAAAATGAACACCACCAATGCCACGGTGTGTTTTGAATTGGCGCAGATTTATGCAGCTGGAAATAAGTCTGATGATGCCCTATTTTATGCTGAACGCGCAGTACAACTTGAACCAAAAAACAAGTGGATGCTTATGCTTTTGGCTTCTGCTTATCGCAATTTTGACAATCAGCAAAAGGAGATTGAGATCTTCAAGAGACTAGTAAAACTAGATTCTCTAAACCCTGACTACAGGTTTGAACTAGCCATTTCATACCAGCAGTACGAAAGATATGACGAAGCTATTGCTGCACTCAATGAACTTGAAGCTATACTTGGTGTAAATGAAATTATTAGTAACCAAAAAAAGGAAATATACCTGGAGCAAGGCGACCTTGATGCCGCGGTAAAAGAAATTGAAAATCTTATAAAAACCTATCCGAAAAACGTAGATTTTTATGGCACTCTTGGGCAAATCTACATGGTAAATGGTAAAGAAAAGGATGCGCTGAAGGTGTACAACAAAATGCTGGAAATAGCTCCAGAAGACCCTCGCCCACATTTGGATTTGGCACAGTATTATAAAGATCAGCGCGATTTCGAGAAATCCATTTATCACCTAAAGAAAGCTATGCTCAGCCCTTCTTTGGAGATTGACAAAAAAATTGGTGTGCTCCTTTCACTTTACGATGCATCGGATAACGATACGTTGCTGAGAAGGGAAAGTTATGATATGCTCGCCACCATTATTGATCAAAATCCTAATGACCCAAAAGCGTACGCCATATATGGTGATTTCCTTAGTCGCGATCAAAAAAACAAGGAAGCTTTAGTGATGTACAAAAAAGCCACTCGCTTAGATGGTGGAAATATTTACGACATCTGGGATCAAATCCTGTTGATAGAAATACAAACTGAAATGTGGGACAGCCTTGCTGTGGACGGCCCTACTGTAGTTGATTTATTTCCCAATCAACCGGTGCCCTATTTTTTTAGTGGCGTAGCCCTAAATATGACCAAGCAGCTGGACGAGGCCGCTGAATATCTTGAGGCCGGCCTACCTTATGTGATTGGCAACCCAAGGCTAAAAGAGCAATTTTATACTCAGCTCGCAGACATATACCATCAGCTGGAAGAGCACAAGAAAAGTGACAATTACTTTGACATGGCCTTGGCCTTGAATGAAAATAACCCAACTGCTCTAAATAACTATGCCTACTACCTTTCGGTAAGAAACCAAAACTTAGACAAGGCTCTTAAGATGAGCGAAAAGAGTAACAATCTTTCACCCAACAACGCTATATTTTTAGACACTTGGGCGTGGATACTTTATCAGCAAAAAAACTACTCTAAGGCTTTAGAAGTAATTGAAAAAGCCATGGTACACGGTGGTGGAAAATCTGGTGAAGTAGTAGAGCACTATGGCGATATTTTGTACAAAAATGGAATGAAAAGCAAAGCTCTGGAGCAATGGCAAAAAGCCAAAGCCTTAGGCGATGCCTCCCCTACTATTGACGAAAAGATTAATACCCAATCCATCCTTGAATAA
- a CDS encoding M28 family peptidase, whose amino-acid sequence MKSKIASIVLVFGWASTAWAQAPCGEIDGERVSRLQEDIYFLASDQLEGREPGTAGAEAAIEYIEVEFRKAGLNPYFTDGGYRQKFPIAMRVTFDKDNRLVLNEDTLKVGKDYYPTSYSANGLASGELLYVKYGITAPEMKYDDYKRIKPKHAEGSIFVMDVSSPDGIHPHSEYLKYHDLGERISAAKAKGAVGVVLVNLEGSANDIDPNFRKIHSSGIPVVFVTNNELAKNFTKKGEAKFVTRLQENYVDGFNIAGFKDNKAERTVVIGAHYDHLGLGGNGSLSTEKAIHNGADDNASGTAALMEIARFIKTAEEDYKKFNYLFVAFSGEELGLLGSKFFTGKMEDLRIGKIAFMLNMDMVGRLEEGALAVNGVGTSPIWNEVLEESRCDEIVIKSSKSGVGPSDHTSFYYLDIPVLHFFTGTHSDYHKPSDDADKINYEGEAVVISYILNVIQNASHYDGMPFTKTVEQSKMAPKFSVTLGVMPDYMYEGEGMRIDGVSLDKPAANAGLQKGDIVTHLGDVKVVDMMSYMKALGQFKKGDTAKIEYIRGGKSQKAEVKF is encoded by the coding sequence ATGAAGAGTAAGATTGCTAGTATAGTTTTGGTTTTTGGATGGGCAAGCACGGCTTGGGCGCAAGCACCATGCGGTGAGATTGATGGCGAAAGAGTGTCTCGACTTCAAGAAGACATTTATTTTTTAGCGTCTGATCAACTGGAGGGGCGTGAGCCTGGTACTGCTGGTGCTGAAGCGGCTATAGAATATATTGAAGTAGAATTTAGAAAAGCAGGGCTTAATCCTTATTTCACTGATGGTGGCTATCGCCAAAAGTTTCCGATAGCAATGAGGGTGACTTTTGACAAGGACAATCGACTGGTATTGAATGAGGATACTTTAAAAGTTGGTAAAGATTATTACCCCACATCATATTCTGCAAATGGCTTGGCTAGTGGTGAGCTGCTTTATGTAAAGTATGGAATCACCGCTCCCGAAATGAAGTATGACGATTACAAAAGGATAAAACCAAAGCACGCTGAAGGTAGCATATTTGTGATGGATGTTTCATCGCCTGATGGTATCCACCCACATTCTGAATATTTGAAATATCATGATTTGGGCGAGCGTATTTCTGCCGCTAAGGCAAAAGGTGCAGTGGGTGTAGTTTTGGTAAACCTAGAAGGCTCAGCAAATGATATTGATCCAAATTTTAGAAAAATACACAGCAGCGGAATTCCTGTAGTTTTTGTGACTAATAATGAGCTGGCTAAAAATTTTACCAAGAAGGGAGAAGCGAAATTTGTAACTCGTCTGCAGGAAAACTATGTGGACGGATTTAATATTGCAGGTTTTAAGGATAATAAAGCTGAGCGTACTGTGGTGATAGGTGCACACTACGATCACCTTGGACTTGGTGGAAACGGTTCGTTATCTACAGAAAAAGCTATACATAATGGAGCAGATGACAATGCTAGTGGAACGGCTGCTCTGATGGAAATTGCACGGTTTATAAAAACTGCTGAGGAAGATTATAAGAAATTCAACTACTTGTTTGTCGCTTTTTCGGGTGAAGAATTGGGGCTATTAGGCTCAAAGTTTTTTACCGGTAAAATGGAAGATTTGCGCATCGGTAAAATTGCTTTTATGCTAAATATGGACATGGTGGGAAGGCTTGAAGAAGGAGCCTTGGCGGTGAATGGTGTTGGCACTTCGCCAATATGGAATGAGGTGCTTGAAGAAAGCAGGTGTGATGAGATTGTGATTAAATCTTCTAAAAGTGGTGTTGGGCCATCTGATCATACTAGCTTCTATTATTTAGATATTCCTGTATTGCATTTTTTTACGGGTACACATAGCGATTATCATAAACCAAGTGATGATGCTGATAAAATAAATTATGAAGGTGAGGCCGTGGTAATAAGTTACATCTTGAATGTGATACAAAATGCTTCACACTATGATGGAATGCCATTTACCAAAACGGTAGAACAATCCAAAATGGCACCTAAGTTTAGCGTAACTTTAGGGGTGATGCCTGACTACATGTACGAAGGTGAGGGTATGCGTATTGATGGTGTGAGCCTGGATAAACCAGCCGCAAATGCCGGACTCCAAAAAGGCGATATTGTAACGCATCTTGGTGACGTAAAGGTTGTAGATATGATGAGCTACATGAAGGCTTTAGGACAATTCAAGAAAGGAGATACTGCAAAAATTGAGTATATCCGTGGTGGAAAGTCTCAAAAAGCGGAAGTGAAATTTTAG
- the dut gene encoding dUTP diphosphatase, producing MKVKIINKSGLPLPEYKTVESAGMDLSYCGEEDITLQPLERKLAKTGIFIELPMGYEAQIRPRSGMALKHGIGVLNSPGTIDSDYRGEIGVIVVNLSNETYTIKKGERIAQMVIAAHARANFIQVEELTESDRGAGGFGSTGK from the coding sequence GTGAAAGTTAAAATCATCAACAAGTCAGGGCTGCCTTTGCCCGAATACAAAACCGTAGAGTCTGCAGGAATGGACCTTTCATACTGTGGTGAAGAAGATATTACCCTACAACCGCTAGAGCGCAAATTGGCCAAAACAGGCATCTTCATAGAGCTACCTATGGGCTACGAAGCACAGATTCGCCCTCGCAGCGGAATGGCCCTAAAACACGGCATCGGTGTACTCAATAGTCCCGGAACTATTGACAGCGATTATCGTGGCGAAATCGGTGTGATTGTGGTAAATCTAAGCAACGAAACTTACACTATAAAAAAAGGCGAACGCATTGCCCAAATGGTAATTGCCGCACATGCCCGCGCCAATTTTATTCAAGTAGAAGAATTGACGGAATCGGATCGCGGAGCTGGTGGTTTTGGAAGTACGGGGAAGTAG
- a CDS encoding sugar phosphate nucleotidyltransferase: protein MKIIVPMAGRGSRLRPHTLTIPKPLIPIAGKPIVQRLVEDIVKVCGEPVDEIAFIIGDFGKETEENLKAIAESLGAKGSIYTQDQPLGTAHAIMCAGPSITGNVVVAFADTLFRADFTLDSNSDGVIWTKRVDDPSAFGVVKKNADGFITDFIEKPETFVSDEAIIGIYYFKDGDFLKSELQYLLDNDIKDKGEYQLTNALENMKNKGSQFTSGTVNEWMDCGNKDVTVETNGKILGFVKDDEQLQSSKATIENSEIIEPCYIADGAVIKNSTVGPLVSVGANTVIEDSTIDNTIIQEDSHVINAKLTNSMIGNKAHFDGKFSSVSIGDYSRLD, encoded by the coding sequence ATGAAAATAATTGTTCCTATGGCTGGCCGCGGAAGCCGCCTTCGCCCACATACACTCACTATTCCTAAACCTCTTATTCCTATTGCCGGCAAGCCTATTGTGCAGCGCCTGGTAGAAGATATTGTAAAAGTATGTGGTGAACCGGTTGACGAAATCGCCTTCATAATTGGTGATTTTGGAAAAGAAACCGAAGAAAACCTAAAAGCTATTGCTGAAAGCTTGGGTGCTAAAGGTTCTATTTACACGCAAGATCAACCACTAGGCACCGCTCACGCTATTATGTGTGCTGGTCCTTCTATCACCGGAAACGTGGTAGTAGCTTTTGCTGATACTCTTTTCCGTGCTGATTTTACATTGGACAGCAACAGCGATGGTGTAATCTGGACTAAGAGAGTGGACGACCCAAGTGCATTTGGCGTAGTAAAGAAAAACGCTGACGGTTTCATTACCGACTTTATAGAAAAACCCGAAACTTTTGTTTCTGACGAAGCCATTATCGGTATCTATTACTTCAAGGATGGTGATTTCCTAAAGAGCGAATTGCAATATCTTTTGGATAATGACATTAAAGATAAAGGCGAGTATCAGCTTACCAATGCGCTTGAAAACATGAAGAACAAGGGCAGCCAATTTACTTCAGGCACGGTAAACGAATGGATGGACTGTGGAAATAAAGATGTTACCGTAGAAACTAATGGCAAGATACTTGGTTTCGTAAAAGATGATGAGCAATTGCAAAGCAGCAAGGCTACCATCGAAAATTCGGAAATCATTGAGCCATGTTACATAGCTGATGGTGCCGTAATTAAAAACAGTACAGTAGGTCCTTTGGTAAGTGTTGGTGCCAACACCGTAATTGAAGACTCTACTATTGACAATACCATCATTCAGGAAGATAGCCACGTGATAAACGCAAAGCTTACAAACTCAATGATTGGTAATAAAGCACATTTTGATGGCAAATTTTCTTCCGTTAGCATCGGAGACTACAGCAGGCTGGACTAA
- a CDS encoding DUF4292 domain-containing protein produces MNKSLYILLFSALFFSACKSSKKLPEGAPAAIKPKQLQEQIANAENQFNTLHIVGTGNYSNDKDAQSFRLEIRILHDSLIWVDIADPLIGIKVARAIVYKDSVAFMNRLEKEYFTGNIGALQQRFKLDFGFETLQAILSANTLFNLDNKEFELFYKPGAYLLSDFNPDPRGEQEGMEKYFGKDKFRQAYIDPATYKPAMQVQKEPTSGKSYSVENKDIKAMGSVRYPETIALSYTQNETTKVRIDVRKVDVDESGLNFPFNIPSSYAKMR; encoded by the coding sequence TTGAATAAATCGCTTTACATACTGCTTTTTTCAGCACTGTTTTTCTCTGCTTGCAAATCGAGCAAAAAACTACCAGAAGGAGCTCCGGCTGCCATTAAGCCTAAGCAGCTTCAGGAGCAAATTGCCAATGCGGAAAATCAGTTCAATACCCTACACATAGTAGGTACCGGTAATTATTCCAATGATAAAGATGCTCAAAGTTTTCGCCTGGAAATCCGCATCCTTCATGATAGCCTTATTTGGGTAGACATTGCCGATCCATTGATTGGAATAAAAGTAGCTCGCGCCATTGTTTACAAAGACAGCGTGGCTTTCATGAATCGCCTGGAAAAAGAATACTTTACAGGAAACATCGGTGCCTTACAGCAGCGTTTCAAGTTAGATTTTGGTTTTGAAACCTTGCAAGCCATTTTAAGTGCAAACACACTTTTCAATTTGGACAATAAAGAGTTTGAGCTGTTTTACAAGCCCGGAGCGTATTTACTTTCTGACTTTAACCCCGACCCAAGAGGGGAGCAGGAAGGCATGGAAAAGTATTTTGGCAAAGACAAATTCAGGCAAGCCTACATTGACCCGGCTACTTATAAGCCTGCAATGCAAGTGCAAAAAGAACCTACATCTGGCAAAAGCTATAGCGTAGAAAATAAAGATATCAAAGCAATGGGAAGCGTAAGATACCCTGAGACAATTGCTTTGAGCTACACTCAAAACGAAACCACCAAGGTGCGAATAGATGTGCGAAAAGTAGACGTTGACGAATCTGGTTTAAATTTCCCTTTTAACATTCCTTCCAGCTATGCTAAGATGCGCTAA
- a CDS encoding murein hydrolase activator EnvC family protein, protein MFLCFSVVAIAQRDDRKQKLERQKIRLQDEIELANKILLETRNTKKLSLSNVETVEQKLRLRQNLINTLDRETEMLSRESLKLQKEIDTLEAQVANLKEDYAEMIRQARKSSDNYSRLMFILSSRDFNQALRRLEYLKQYSEYRRRQVEEIKQKENDLSDKLVELNRQKIKKEVLKAQMEDERNKLIAERNEQQQAIASLSEKESEITKELTEKQVQAKKLENEIQRIIAAEIKKAKEAAVRRGIEDEAKRVGLVFGKDFTNRTTNRALNDLIDKKKAELKAANKPVAAKPSAPASSFSLTPEATKLAAGFAANKSLLPWPVERGLVVQGFGPYRHPIAKSVVMNNNGIDIATEKGSKARVAFDGEVSKVIRVPGGAITIIVSHGNYFTIYQNLAEVYVKSGDKVTAKQELGLVYTDPTEGKTILHFELWKETQMLDPQPWLAGK, encoded by the coding sequence ATGTTCTTATGTTTTTCCGTTGTAGCCATAGCTCAGCGTGATGATCGTAAGCAAAAGTTGGAACGCCAAAAAATCCGTTTACAGGATGAAATTGAGCTAGCCAACAAAATCTTGCTGGAAACGCGAAATACTAAAAAGCTTTCGCTAAGCAACGTAGAAACCGTAGAGCAAAAGTTACGCTTGCGCCAAAACCTCATCAATACCCTTGATAGAGAAACGGAAATGCTTTCGCGTGAGAGTCTCAAGCTCCAAAAAGAGATTGACACCTTGGAAGCACAGGTTGCCAACCTAAAAGAAGATTATGCTGAAATGATTCGTCAGGCTCGAAAGAGCAGTGACAATTATAGTCGCTTGATGTTTATCCTTTCTTCAAGAGACTTTAATCAAGCTCTGCGGAGATTAGAGTACTTAAAGCAATACAGCGAATATCGCAGACGTCAGGTGGAAGAAATAAAGCAAAAGGAAAATGACTTGAGCGATAAACTGGTAGAGCTCAATCGTCAAAAAATAAAGAAGGAAGTGCTGAAGGCACAAATGGAAGATGAACGCAACAAACTAATTGCTGAAAGAAACGAGCAGCAGCAAGCCATTGCCAGCCTATCAGAAAAAGAAAGTGAAATTACCAAAGAACTGACCGAAAAGCAGGTTCAGGCTAAAAAGCTGGAAAATGAAATACAGCGCATAATTGCAGCTGAAATTAAGAAGGCCAAAGAAGCCGCTGTGCGAAGAGGTATAGAGGATGAAGCTAAACGTGTAGGTCTTGTTTTTGGCAAAGATTTTACAAACCGCACCACCAACCGTGCTTTGAATGACCTTATTGATAAAAAGAAGGCCGAGCTAAAAGCGGCCAACAAACCCGTTGCAGCAAAGCCAAGTGCTCCTGCATCCAGCTTTAGTTTAACCCCTGAAGCTACAAAACTTGCTGCTGGCTTTGCTGCTAACAAAAGTTTACTGCCTTGGCCGGTAGAGCGTGGATTGGTAGTTCAGGGTTTTGGACCTTACCGCCATCCAATTGCCAAAAGTGTAGTGATGAACAACAACGGTATTGACATTGCCACCGAGAAAGGTAGCAAAGCCCGTGTAGCCTTTGATGGTGAAGTGAGCAAGGTAATTCGTGTGCCTGGAGGTGCCATTACCATTATTGTGAGCCATGGTAACTATTTTACCATTTATCAAAATCTGGCGGAAGTATACGTAAAATCAGGGGACAAAGTAACTGCTAAGCAGGAACTCGGCTTGGTATACACAGACCCTACCGAAGGAAAAACTATCCTTCATTTTGAGCTTTGGAAAGAAACCCAAATGCTGGACCCTCAGCCTTGGTTGGCTGGGAAGTAA